The following are encoded together in the Acidobacteriota bacterium genome:
- the mdh gene encoding malate dehydrogenase → MRKKVTIVGSGNVGATAAHWIASKELADVVLIDIVEGVPQGKALDLLEAMPIEERDSHIVGTNDYADTANSDIVVITAGIPRKPGMSRDDLLNTNYKIMQDVVGKVVANSPNCILIVVSNPLDAMAQAAYKISKFNRERVIGMAGVLDSARFRTFIAEELKVSVENVTAFVLGGHGDTMVPLARYSTVAGIPVTELIEKATLDRLIQRTRDGGAEIVKYLKTGSAYYAPSAAVTEMVEAILKDKKKILPCAAYLEGEYGIKGLFVGVPCKLGAGGLEQIIQIKLTAEEQAALQKSADSVKELVGVIGL, encoded by the coding sequence ATGCGAAAGAAAGTCACCATCGTGGGATCGGGCAACGTGGGCGCGACGGCCGCGCACTGGATCGCGTCGAAAGAACTGGCGGACGTGGTGCTGATCGACATCGTGGAAGGCGTGCCGCAAGGCAAGGCGCTCGACCTGCTCGAGGCCATGCCCATCGAGGAGCGCGACTCGCACATCGTCGGGACCAATGATTATGCGGACACCGCGAACTCCGACATCGTGGTCATCACCGCCGGCATCCCGCGCAAGCCGGGCATGAGCCGCGACGACCTGCTCAACACCAACTACAAGATCATGCAAGATGTGGTCGGGAAAGTGGTGGCGAACTCGCCCAACTGCATCCTCATCGTCGTCTCGAACCCGCTGGACGCGATGGCGCAGGCCGCCTACAAGATCAGCAAGTTCAACCGCGAACGCGTGATTGGCATGGCCGGCGTGCTCGACTCGGCGCGCTTCCGGACGTTCATTGCCGAGGAACTAAAAGTCTCGGTGGAGAACGTGACCGCGTTCGTGCTCGGCGGACACGGCGACACCATGGTGCCGCTGGCGCGGTACTCGACCGTGGCCGGCATCCCCGTGACCGAGTTGATAGAGAAAGCCACGCTCGACCGCCTGATCCAGCGCACGCGCGATGGCGGCGCTGAGATCGTGAAATATCTGAAGACCGGCTCGGCGTACTACGCGCCGTCGGCAGCCGTCACCGAGATGGTGGAGGCGATCCTCAAGGACAAGAAGAAGATCCTACCGTGCGCCGCGTACCTCGAGGGTGAGTACGGGATCAAAGGACTGTTCGTCGGCGTGCCGTGCAAGCTGGGGGCAGGGGGCCTGGAGCAGATCATCCAGATCAAGCTGACGGCGGAAGAGCAGGCCGCGCTACAGAAGAGTGCGGACTCGGTGAAGGAACTGGTCGGAGTGATCGGGCTGTAG
- a CDS encoding NADP-dependent isocitrate dehydrogenase — protein MSDSYNGVPLPADGAAIGYSQGRFHVPDNPIIPFIEGDGTGRDIWKASRRVFDAAVERAYGGKRRVAWYEVFAGEKAFTKFKTWLPDETVDAIRELRVAIKGPLTTPVGGGIRSLNVTLRQTLDLYSCIRPVRYYQGVPSPVKHPERMNIVIFRENTEDVYAGIEWKQGTPEAKKIIAFINDDMLKGTKKRIREDSGVGIKPISVTGTKRLMRMAIQYALVNHRKSVTIMHKGNIQKFTEGAFREWAYELATEEFRDKVITERESWIVDNKDRNAALTVEQNAALVEPGLEFAPEDFRKQIHAEVKTVLDAIYATHGKGAWKQKLMVNDRIADSIFQQVITRPEEYSVLATPNLNGDYISDACAAQVGGLGIAPGANVGDQHAVFEATHGTAPKYADKDVINPGSVILSGVMMFDFLEWKEAARLIEHAMERAIQQKIVTYDFERLMEGAKKVKTSEFADAIIRNMETIGPHAAAEEIVQLHPERA, from the coding sequence ATGTCGGATTCATACAACGGTGTCCCGCTGCCGGCGGACGGCGCCGCCATCGGCTACAGCCAGGGACGCTTCCACGTCCCGGATAATCCCATCATCCCGTTCATCGAGGGTGACGGCACGGGGCGCGATATCTGGAAAGCCTCACGGCGTGTGTTCGATGCTGCGGTCGAGAGGGCCTACGGGGGCAAGCGGCGCGTGGCGTGGTACGAGGTGTTTGCGGGCGAGAAAGCATTCACCAAGTTCAAGACGTGGCTGCCGGACGAGACGGTGGACGCCATCCGCGAGCTGCGCGTCGCCATTAAAGGGCCGCTGACCACGCCGGTGGGCGGCGGCATCCGCTCGCTCAACGTCACGCTGCGGCAGACGCTCGACCTTTATAGCTGTATTCGCCCGGTGCGCTACTACCAGGGCGTGCCTTCGCCGGTGAAACATCCGGAGCGGATGAACATCGTCATCTTCCGCGAGAACACGGAAGACGTTTACGCCGGCATCGAGTGGAAGCAGGGAACGCCGGAGGCGAAGAAGATCATCGCCTTCATCAACGACGACATGCTGAAAGGTACGAAGAAACGCATCCGCGAGGATTCGGGGGTGGGCATCAAGCCGATCTCGGTCACGGGGACGAAGCGGCTGATGCGGATGGCGATCCAGTATGCGCTCGTGAACCACCGCAAGTCCGTCACCATCATGCATAAAGGGAATATCCAGAAGTTCACCGAGGGTGCGTTCCGCGAGTGGGCCTACGAGCTGGCGACCGAGGAGTTTCGCGATAAGGTCATCACCGAGCGCGAGAGCTGGATCGTCGATAACAAAGACCGCAACGCCGCGCTCACGGTGGAACAGAACGCGGCGTTGGTCGAGCCTGGCCTCGAATTCGCGCCCGAAGATTTCCGCAAGCAGATCCATGCGGAAGTGAAGACCGTGCTCGACGCCATCTATGCCACGCACGGCAAGGGCGCGTGGAAGCAGAAGCTGATGGTCAACGACCGCATCGCCGACTCCATCTTCCAGCAAGTGATCACCCGGCCGGAGGAGTATTCCGTGCTGGCGACGCCGAACCTGAATGGCGATTACATCTCGGACGCGTGCGCGGCACAGGTCGGCGGCCTCGGCATCGCGCCGGGAGCGAACGTGGGCGACCAGCATGCCGTCTTCGAGGCCACGCACGGCACGGCGCCGAAATATGCGGACAAAGACGTGATCAACCCGGGATCGGTCATCCTCTCGGGCGTGATGATGTTCGACTTCCTGGAGTGGAAGGAAGCGGCGCGGCTGATCGAGCACGCGATGGAGCGCGCCATCCAGCAGAAGATAGTGACCTACGATTTCGAACGCCTGATGGAAGGCGCGAAGAAGGTGAAGACCAGCGAGTTCGCCGACGCCATCATCCGTAACATGGAGACCATCGGGCCGCACGCAGCGGCGGAAGAGATCGTGCAACTGCATCCGGAGCGGGCTTAG
- a CDS encoding VOC family protein: MAVKYQPEGYHSVTPYLIIKGAAAALDFYKRAFGAEVIVRMDDKDKVGHAEIKIGDSVVMLADEYPEMGHKSPATLGDSPVQLLVYVPNVDAAFEQAIKAGAKVKRPVADQFYGDRMGGLVDPFGHLWYLATHVEDVSPEEMKRRMAKATEAKK, from the coding sequence ATGGCCGTGAAATACCAGCCGGAGGGTTACCACAGCGTGACGCCGTACCTGATCATCAAGGGCGCGGCGGCGGCGCTCGACTTCTACAAGCGCGCGTTCGGCGCCGAGGTGATCGTGCGCATGGACGACAAAGACAAGGTGGGACACGCGGAGATCAAGATCGGCGACTCGGTGGTGATGCTGGCGGACGAGTATCCCGAGATGGGCCATAAGAGCCCCGCAACGCTGGGGGATAGCCCGGTGCAACTGCTGGTGTACGTGCCCAATGTGGACGCGGCATTCGAGCAAGCGATCAAGGCGGGAGCGAAGGTGAAGCGTCCGGTGGCCGACCAGTTCTATGGCGACCGTATGGGCGGCCTGGTGGATCCGTTCGGCCATCTCTGGTACCTGGCAACGCACGTGGAAGACGTGTCGCCGGAAGAGATGAAGCGGCGCATGGCCAAGGCGACGGAAGCAAAGAAGTAG
- a CDS encoding response regulator, translating into MTIRKRLLVGSFASSALIAVVGIFAILYQLDLTSTAAAQEAHRVSAGIARSIMNPEGSSTSILHDPVELQKRIAAFHLFQSRDITVVDLDSRILADSNAHELGQTFHSGDVGDAVRLTLRDGKPRDFIEVHAEFHPEPIDLVVVPIRGQDNEIKGAVILEHSPVYQELRAASLSLIWILGAVSLICATLSAVLGLAIARSVSDRLKRLQAAMTSFARGEEVPNLTTRNDEIGDLSRSFEGMVHERQQGEEALKHSTEALSDGEHRFQLIAAASSDIFWDWDLITNKVWWNDNLYRVLGYAPDEIAPDIKSWTSRIHPEDAERVEHDISTVIKSATSDWSDEYRFRRADGSYAHILDRGEVLRDPSGKAVRMVGVMMDISERKRSQLELSESERRYRLLFESSPSPMWVFDRETLGFLAVNDAAVAHYGYSQADFEHMTLADIRPAADMPRLLENLKHRPDGLRATSSWQHRKQDGTIIDVEVTGHTLEFMGRPAELALLADVTERLKAAQELLHAKDAAEAGSRAKSEFLANMSHEIRTPMNGILGMTELLLDMNLTADQLECLNLVKSSADSLLGIINDVLDFSKIEAGKLDFEAIKFDLRDSLDDTLKTLGWRADQKGLELICDIPLDVPAAFLGDPTRLRQIIVNLVGNAIKFTDRGEVVLQCVIDSQHAQNITLHFSVSDTGIGIGPEQQQKIFAAFVQADNSMTRKYGGTGLGLTISSRLVEMMGGRIWVESAAGKGSTFHFTVHFGVVTSRKSQLSGTVVDLIDMRVLVVDDNATNRRVLHDVLTRWRMLPTEVESGPGALAVLAHACNINRPFPLILVDAQMPEMDGFTFVERIRQAPDFEASTIMMLSSAGLRGDATRCRELGVAAYLTKPVTQKDLLTAITSALGAKQQNEESAALITRHTLRENGHPLRILLAEDNHVNQKVALRMLQRAGHTAVVVENGREALATLAAQTFDIVLMDVQMPVMDGLQATAAVRLQEKTTGAHLPIIALTAYAMKGDQERCLAAGMDRYLSKPLAAKQLYAAIEGLLPNTNIVAGGEDVLLPAALMGSANTGSANTGSVNTGSVNTAPAITRLAIIDKAALRHSVEDDAALLLELVDVFRGEYPKLLSALRAAIASHDPLALRYAAHALKGSVSNFYAPAAVATAQRLELMSQDAQLSGAGEACDVLENDISALWPLLATVMDKESV; encoded by the coding sequence ATGACGATCCGCAAGCGGCTCCTTGTCGGCTCCTTCGCTAGTTCTGCTCTGATCGCGGTTGTGGGGATCTTTGCCATCCTGTACCAACTGGACCTTACGTCGACCGCCGCCGCCCAGGAGGCGCACCGCGTCTCGGCTGGGATCGCTCGCTCGATCATGAACCCGGAGGGGTCCTCCACCTCGATACTGCACGACCCAGTAGAGCTTCAGAAGCGCATCGCCGCGTTCCACCTGTTTCAAAGCCGCGATATAACGGTGGTCGACCTCGACTCCAGGATTCTCGCTGATTCGAACGCGCACGAACTGGGCCAGACCTTTCACTCTGGAGATGTCGGGGATGCGGTGCGGCTGACCCTTCGGGACGGAAAGCCCCGAGATTTCATCGAGGTGCATGCCGAATTTCATCCCGAACCGATAGACCTCGTGGTGGTCCCCATTCGCGGGCAGGACAACGAGATCAAGGGCGCAGTCATCCTCGAGCATTCCCCGGTCTACCAGGAGCTTCGTGCCGCATCGCTGTCCCTCATCTGGATCCTTGGCGCAGTGAGCCTCATTTGCGCGACCCTTTCTGCCGTCTTAGGCCTGGCCATCGCCCGGAGCGTCAGTGATCGCTTGAAGCGGCTGCAAGCGGCAATGACGAGCTTCGCCCGCGGCGAAGAGGTTCCCAACCTCACGACGCGAAACGACGAGATCGGCGACTTGTCGCGCTCCTTCGAGGGAATGGTCCATGAGCGGCAACAGGGAGAAGAGGCGTTGAAGCACTCCACGGAGGCGCTGTCGGATGGCGAGCACCGCTTCCAGCTCATCGCCGCCGCTTCCAGTGACATTTTCTGGGACTGGGACCTCATCACCAACAAGGTCTGGTGGAACGATAACCTTTATCGGGTGCTTGGCTACGCTCCGGACGAGATCGCACCCGATATCAAGTCTTGGACCAGCCGTATCCACCCGGAAGACGCCGAGCGCGTAGAACACGATATCTCCACTGTGATCAAGTCGGCTACTTCCGACTGGTCAGATGAATACCGCTTTCGCCGTGCTGACGGCAGCTACGCCCACATCCTCGACCGCGGCGAAGTGCTGCGCGATCCCTCGGGCAAGGCGGTGCGGATGGTCGGCGTCATGATGGACATCAGCGAGCGCAAACGTTCCCAACTCGAGCTTTCTGAATCGGAGCGCCGCTACCGCCTGCTTTTCGAATCCAGCCCCAGTCCGATGTGGGTCTTTGATCGCGAGACTCTAGGTTTCCTCGCCGTCAACGATGCCGCCGTCGCCCACTACGGCTATTCGCAAGCGGACTTCGAACACATGACCCTGGCCGATATCCGCCCCGCCGCCGACATGCCCCGGCTGCTGGAGAATCTCAAGCACCGTCCCGATGGTTTGCGCGCGACTTCCTCCTGGCAACATCGCAAGCAAGATGGGACCATCATCGACGTCGAAGTCACCGGCCACACGCTCGAGTTCATGGGCCGGCCCGCCGAGCTCGCTCTCCTCGCCGACGTCACCGAAAGACTCAAGGCTGCCCAGGAGTTACTGCACGCCAAGGATGCTGCCGAGGCCGGCAGCCGCGCCAAGAGCGAGTTCCTGGCGAACATGAGCCATGAGATCCGCACGCCCATGAACGGCATCCTCGGCATGACCGAGCTGCTGCTCGACATGAATCTCACCGCCGACCAGTTGGAATGCCTGAACCTGGTGAAAAGCTCGGCGGATTCCCTGCTCGGCATCATCAACGACGTCCTCGACTTCTCCAAGATCGAGGCCGGCAAGCTCGATTTTGAAGCCATCAAGTTCGACCTTCGCGATTCGCTCGACGACACCCTGAAGACCCTGGGTTGGCGAGCCGACCAGAAGGGCCTAGAACTCATCTGCGATATCCCGCTCGACGTCCCGGCCGCCTTCCTCGGCGACCCTACGCGCCTGCGCCAGATCATCGTGAATCTTGTCGGCAACGCCATCAAGTTCACCGACCGCGGCGAGGTGGTGCTGCAGTGCGTCATCGACTCTCAGCACGCGCAGAACATCACTTTGCATTTCAGCGTTTCCGATACCGGCATCGGTATCGGTCCCGAACAGCAGCAGAAGATCTTTGCCGCCTTCGTTCAGGCCGACAATTCGATGACCCGCAAGTACGGCGGCACCGGCCTTGGGCTCACCATCTCCTCCCGCCTGGTCGAGATGATGGGAGGACGCATCTGGGTGGAGAGCGCGGCCGGAAAAGGCAGCACCTTCCATTTCACAGTCCACTTCGGGGTGGTCACTTCGCGCAAGTCGCAGCTTTCCGGCACCGTCGTGGACTTGATCGACATGCGCGTGCTGGTGGTCGACGACAATGCCACCAACCGTCGCGTGTTGCACGACGTCCTCACGCGCTGGCGCATGCTCCCCACCGAGGTCGAGAGCGGACCGGGGGCTCTCGCCGTCCTCGCCCACGCCTGTAATATCAACCGGCCCTTTCCCTTGATCCTGGTCGACGCTCAGATGCCCGAGATGGATGGCTTCACCTTCGTCGAGCGTATCCGGCAGGCGCCCGATTTCGAAGCCAGCACCATCATGATGCTCTCCTCCGCCGGCCTCCGCGGCGATGCCACGCGCTGCCGCGAACTAGGCGTCGCCGCGTACCTTACCAAGCCGGTCACGCAGAAGGATCTGCTGACCGCCATCACTTCGGCCCTGGGCGCGAAGCAGCAGAATGAGGAGTCCGCCGCGCTCATCACCCGCCACACCCTGCGCGAGAACGGACATCCTCTCCGCATCCTGCTCGCCGAGGACAATCACGTCAACCAGAAGGTCGCGCTGCGCATGTTGCAACGCGCCGGCCACACCGCCGTTGTCGTCGAGAATGGCCGCGAAGCCCTTGCCACGCTCGCGGCTCAGACCTTCGACATCGTGCTCATGGATGTCCAGATGCCCGTGATGGACGGTCTGCAGGCGACCGCTGCCGTCCGCCTGCAGGAAAAAACCACGGGCGCGCATCTGCCCATCATCGCCCTCACCGCCTACGCCATGAAGGGCGACCAGGAACGCTGCCTTGCCGCCGGCATGGATCGTTATTTGTCCAAGCCGCTCGCAGCAAAACAGCTTTACGCCGCGATCGAAGGGCTGCTGCCCAACACCAACATCGTGGCTGGGGGCGAAGACGTTCTGTTGCCGGCGGCGCTCATGGGTTCCGCAAACACGGGTTCCGCAAACACGGGTTCCGTAAACACGGGTTCCGTAAACACGGCTCCCGCCATCACGCGCCTCGCCATCATCGATAAGGCCGCTCTGCGCCACAGCGTGGAGGACGATGCCGCCCTGCTGCTCGAACTGGTCGATGTCTTTCGCGGCGAGTATCCGAAGCTGCTCAGCGCCCTGCGCGCTGCCATCGCATCCCATGATCCGCTGGCACTCCGCTATGCCGCCCACGCTCTGAAAGGGTCAGTGTCGAACTTCTATGCCCCGGCAGCGGTAGCAACCGCCCAGCGCCTCGAGCTCATGAGCCAAGACGCGCAGTTGTCCGGCGCCGGTGAAGCCTGTGACGTTCTGGAGAATGACATCTCGGCCCTTTGGCCCCTGCTCGCTACGGTGATGGACAAGGAGTCAGTATGA
- a CDS encoding response regulator has protein sequence MKLTITIADDDRVLSQLLAARLRRFGLEVVVAFDAMQSFMLAVRTVPSAILLDINMPAGSGIDVLKRLKSSSKTSHIPVLVLSGSVDPAMSETVKQLGAEEFFTKPPNLDLLEATLRRMLALPALPAVPVLLAG, from the coding sequence ATGAAACTCACGATCACGATCGCGGACGACGATCGCGTGCTCTCCCAGCTGCTGGCGGCGCGGCTGCGCAGGTTCGGCCTCGAGGTGGTCGTGGCCTTCGACGCGATGCAGTCTTTCATGCTTGCGGTGCGCACCGTCCCGTCCGCCATCCTGCTCGATATCAACATGCCCGCCGGCAGCGGGATCGACGTGCTGAAGAGACTGAAGAGCTCGTCGAAGACCAGCCACATCCCCGTCTTGGTGCTCAGCGGCAGCGTGGATCCGGCCATGAGTGAGACGGTCAAGCAGCTCGGTGCGGAAGAATTCTTCACCAAACCGCCCAACCTTGACCTGCTCGAGGCCACGCTGCGCCGCATGCTCGCGCTCCCTGCGCTCCCTGCCGTCCCTGTCTTGCTCGCTGGCTGA